One window of the Zea mays cultivar B73 chromosome 3, Zm-B73-REFERENCE-NAM-5.0, whole genome shotgun sequence genome contains the following:
- the LOC542761 gene encoding glucose-1-phosphate adenylyltransferase large subunit 1, chloroplastic/amyloplastic isoform X4, producing the protein MNGLQKASQLATRSLREASAISISQPPFFCSVVYLVVGGDMQFALALDTNSGPHQIRSCEGDGIDRLEKLSIGGRKQEKALRNRCFGGRVAATTQCILTSDACPETLHSQTQSSRKNYADANRVSAIILGGGTGSQLFPLTSTRATPAVPVGGCYRLIDIPMSNCFNSGINKIFVMSQFNSTSLNRHIHRTYLEGGINFADGSVQVLAATQMPEEPAGWFQGTADSIRKFIWVLEDYYSHKSIDNIVILSGDQLYRMNYMELVQKHVEDDADITISCAPVDESRASKNGLVKIDHTGRVLQFFEKPKGADLNSMRVETNFLSYAIDDAQKYPYLASMGIYVFKKDALLDLLKSKYIQLHDFGSEILPRAVLDHSVQACIFTGYWEDVGTIKSFFDANLALTEQPSKFDFYDPKTPFFTAPRCLPPTQLDKCKMKDAFISDGCLLRECNIEHSVIGVCSRVSSGCELKDSVMMGADTYETEEEASKLLLAGKVPVGIGRNTKIRNCIIDMNARIGKNVVITNSKGIQEADHPEEGYYIRSGIVVILKNATINDGSVI; encoded by the exons ATGAACGGGTTACAGAAAG CATCGCAATTAGCCACAAGATCACTTCGGGAGGCAAGTGCGATTTCGATCTCGCAGCCACCTTTTTTTTGTTCTGTT GTGTATCTAGTAGTTGGAGGAGATATGCAGTTTGCACTTGCATTGGACACGAACTCAGGTCCTCACCAGATAAGATCTTGTGAGGGTGATGGGATTGACAGGTTGGAAAAATTAAGTATTGGGGGCAGAAAGCAGGAGAAAGCTTTGAGAAATAGGTGCTTTGGTGGTAGAGTTGCTGCAACTACACAATGTATTCTTACCTCAGATGCTTGTCCTGAAACTCTT CATTCTCAAACACAGTCCTCTAGGAAAAATTATGCTGATGCAAACCGTGTATCTGCTATCATTTTGGGCGGAGGCACTGGATCTCAGCTCTTTCCTCTGACAAGCACAAGAGCTACGCCTGCT GTACCTGTTGGAGGATGTTACAGGCTTATTGATATCCCTATGAGTAACTGCTTCAACAGTGGTATAAATAAGATATTTGTGATGAGTCAGTTCAATTCTACTTCGCTTAACCGCCATATTCATCGTACATACCTTGAAGGCGGGATCAACTTTGCTGATGGATCTGTACAG GTATTAGCGGCTACACAAATGCCTGAAGAGCCAGCTGGATGGTTCCAGGGTACAGCAGACTCTATCAGAAAATTTATCTGGGTACTCGAG GATTATTACAGTCACAAATCCATTGACAACATTGTAATCTTGAGTGGCGATCAGCTTTATCGGATGAATTACATGGAACTTGTGCAG AAACATGTCGAGGACGATGCTGATATCACTATATCATGTGCTCCTGTTGATGAGAG CCGAGCTTCTAAAAATGGGCTAGTGAAGATTGATCATACTGGACGTGTACTTCAATTCTTTGAAAAACCAAAGGGTGCTGATTTGAATTCTATG AGAGTTGAGACCAACTTCCTGAGCTATGCTATAGATGATGCACAGAAATATCCATACCTTGCATCAATGGGCATTTATGTCTTCAAGAAAGATGCACTTTTAGACCTTCTCAA GTCAAAATATATTCAATTACATGACTTTGGATCTGAAATCCTCCCAAGAGCTGTACTAGATCATAGTGTGCAG GCATGCATTTTTACGGGCTATTGGGAGGATGTTGGAACAATCAAATCATTCTTTGATGCAAACTTGGCCCTCACTGAGCAG CCTTCCAAGTTTGATTTTTATGATCCAAAAACACCTTTCTTCACTGCACCCCGATGCTTGCCTCCGACGCAATTGGACAAGTGCAAG ATGAAAGATGCATTTATCTCAGATGGTTGCTTACTGAGAGAATGCAACATCGAGCATTCTGTGATTGGAGTCTGCTCACGTGTCAGCTCTGGATGTGAACTCAAG GACTCCGTGATGATGGGAGCGGACACCTATGAAACTGAAGAAGAAGCTTCAAAGCTACTGTTAGCTGGGAAGGTCCCAGTTGGAATAGGAAGGAACACAAAGATAAG GAACTGTATCATTGACATGAATGCTAGGATTGGGAAGAACGTGGTGATCACAAACAGTAAG GGCATCCAAGAGGCTGATCACCCGGAAGAAGGGTACTACATAAGGTCTGGAATCGTGGTGATCTTGAAGAATGCAACCATCAACGATGGGTCTGTCATATAG
- the LOC542761 gene encoding glucose-1-phosphate adenylyltransferase large subunit 1, chloroplastic/amyloplastic isoform X3 gives MNGLQKASQLATRSLREASAISISQPPFFCSVVYLVVGGDMQFALALDTNSGPHQIRSCEGDGIDRLEKLSIGGRKQEKALRNRCFGGRVAATTQCILTSDACPETLHSQTQSSRKNYADANRVSAIILGGGTGSQLFPLTSTRATPAVPVGGCYRLIDIPMSNCFNSGINKIFVMSQFNSTSLNRHIHRTYLEGGINFADGSVQVLAATQMPEEPAGWFQGTADSIRKFIWVLEDYYSHKSIDNIVILSGDQLYRMNYMELVQKHVEDDADITISCAPVDESRASKNGLVKIDHTGRVLQFFEKPKGADLNSMLLMLQRVETNFLSYAIDDAQKYPYLASMGIYVFKKDALLDLLKSKYIQLHDFGSEILPRAVLDHSVQACIFTGYWEDVGTIKSFFDANLALTEQPSKFDFYDPKTPFFTAPRCLPPTQLDKCKMKDAFISDGCLLRECNIEHSVIGVCSRVSSGCELKDSVMMGADTYETEEEASKLLLAGKVPVGIGRNTKIRNCIIDMNARIGKNVVITNSKGIQEADHPEEGYYIRSGIVVILKNATINDGSVI, from the exons ATGAACGGGTTACAGAAAG CATCGCAATTAGCCACAAGATCACTTCGGGAGGCAAGTGCGATTTCGATCTCGCAGCCACCTTTTTTTTGTTCTGTT GTGTATCTAGTAGTTGGAGGAGATATGCAGTTTGCACTTGCATTGGACACGAACTCAGGTCCTCACCAGATAAGATCTTGTGAGGGTGATGGGATTGACAGGTTGGAAAAATTAAGTATTGGGGGCAGAAAGCAGGAGAAAGCTTTGAGAAATAGGTGCTTTGGTGGTAGAGTTGCTGCAACTACACAATGTATTCTTACCTCAGATGCTTGTCCTGAAACTCTT CATTCTCAAACACAGTCCTCTAGGAAAAATTATGCTGATGCAAACCGTGTATCTGCTATCATTTTGGGCGGAGGCACTGGATCTCAGCTCTTTCCTCTGACAAGCACAAGAGCTACGCCTGCT GTACCTGTTGGAGGATGTTACAGGCTTATTGATATCCCTATGAGTAACTGCTTCAACAGTGGTATAAATAAGATATTTGTGATGAGTCAGTTCAATTCTACTTCGCTTAACCGCCATATTCATCGTACATACCTTGAAGGCGGGATCAACTTTGCTGATGGATCTGTACAG GTATTAGCGGCTACACAAATGCCTGAAGAGCCAGCTGGATGGTTCCAGGGTACAGCAGACTCTATCAGAAAATTTATCTGGGTACTCGAG GATTATTACAGTCACAAATCCATTGACAACATTGTAATCTTGAGTGGCGATCAGCTTTATCGGATGAATTACATGGAACTTGTGCAG AAACATGTCGAGGACGATGCTGATATCACTATATCATGTGCTCCTGTTGATGAGAG CCGAGCTTCTAAAAATGGGCTAGTGAAGATTGATCATACTGGACGTGTACTTCAATTCTTTGAAAAACCAAAGGGTGCTGATTTGAATTCTATG CTACTGATGTTGCAGAGAGTTGAGACCAACTTCCTGAGCTATGCTATAGATGATGCACAGAAATATCCATACCTTGCATCAATGGGCATTTATGTCTTCAAGAAAGATGCACTTTTAGACCTTCTCAA GTCAAAATATATTCAATTACATGACTTTGGATCTGAAATCCTCCCAAGAGCTGTACTAGATCATAGTGTGCAG GCATGCATTTTTACGGGCTATTGGGAGGATGTTGGAACAATCAAATCATTCTTTGATGCAAACTTGGCCCTCACTGAGCAG CCTTCCAAGTTTGATTTTTATGATCCAAAAACACCTTTCTTCACTGCACCCCGATGCTTGCCTCCGACGCAATTGGACAAGTGCAAG ATGAAAGATGCATTTATCTCAGATGGTTGCTTACTGAGAGAATGCAACATCGAGCATTCTGTGATTGGAGTCTGCTCACGTGTCAGCTCTGGATGTGAACTCAAG GACTCCGTGATGATGGGAGCGGACACCTATGAAACTGAAGAAGAAGCTTCAAAGCTACTGTTAGCTGGGAAGGTCCCAGTTGGAATAGGAAGGAACACAAAGATAAG GAACTGTATCATTGACATGAATGCTAGGATTGGGAAGAACGTGGTGATCACAAACAGTAAG GGCATCCAAGAGGCTGATCACCCGGAAGAAGGGTACTACATAAGGTCTGGAATCGTGGTGATCTTGAAGAATGCAACCATCAACGATGGGTCTGTCATATAG
- the LOC542761 gene encoding glucose-1-phosphate adenylyltransferase large subunit 1, chloroplastic/amyloplastic isoform X5 — protein sequence MQFALALDTNSGPHQIRSCEGDGIDRLEKLSIGGRKQEKALRNRCFGGRVAATTQCILTSDACPETLHSQTQSSRKNYADANRVSAIILGGGTGSQLFPLTSTRATPAVPVGGCYRLIDIPMSNCFNSGINKIFVMSQFNSTSLNRHIHRTYLEGGINFADGSVQVLAATQMPEEPAGWFQGTADSIRKFIWVLEDYYSHKSIDNIVILSGDQLYRMNYMELVQKHVEDDADITISCAPVDESRASKNGLVKIDHTGRVLQFFEKPKGADLNSMRVETNFLSYAIDDAQKYPYLASMGIYVFKKDALLDLLKSKYIQLHDFGSEILPRAVLDHSVQACIFTGYWEDVGTIKSFFDANLALTEQPSKFDFYDPKTPFFTAPRCLPPTQLDKCKMKDAFISDGCLLRECNIEHSVIGVCSRVSSGCELKDSVMMGADTYETEEEASKLLLAGKVPVGIGRNTKIRNCIIDMNARIGKNVVITNSKGIQEADHPEEGYYIRSGIVVILKNATINDGSVI from the exons ATGCAGTTTGCACTTGCATTGGACACGAACTCAGGTCCTCACCAGATAAGATCTTGTGAGGGTGATGGGATTGACAGGTTGGAAAAATTAAGTATTGGGGGCAGAAAGCAGGAGAAAGCTTTGAGAAATAGGTGCTTTGGTGGTAGAGTTGCTGCAACTACACAATGTATTCTTACCTCAGATGCTTGTCCTGAAACTCTT CATTCTCAAACACAGTCCTCTAGGAAAAATTATGCTGATGCAAACCGTGTATCTGCTATCATTTTGGGCGGAGGCACTGGATCTCAGCTCTTTCCTCTGACAAGCACAAGAGCTACGCCTGCT GTACCTGTTGGAGGATGTTACAGGCTTATTGATATCCCTATGAGTAACTGCTTCAACAGTGGTATAAATAAGATATTTGTGATGAGTCAGTTCAATTCTACTTCGCTTAACCGCCATATTCATCGTACATACCTTGAAGGCGGGATCAACTTTGCTGATGGATCTGTACAG GTATTAGCGGCTACACAAATGCCTGAAGAGCCAGCTGGATGGTTCCAGGGTACAGCAGACTCTATCAGAAAATTTATCTGGGTACTCGAG GATTATTACAGTCACAAATCCATTGACAACATTGTAATCTTGAGTGGCGATCAGCTTTATCGGATGAATTACATGGAACTTGTGCAG AAACATGTCGAGGACGATGCTGATATCACTATATCATGTGCTCCTGTTGATGAGAG CCGAGCTTCTAAAAATGGGCTAGTGAAGATTGATCATACTGGACGTGTACTTCAATTCTTTGAAAAACCAAAGGGTGCTGATTTGAATTCTATG AGAGTTGAGACCAACTTCCTGAGCTATGCTATAGATGATGCACAGAAATATCCATACCTTGCATCAATGGGCATTTATGTCTTCAAGAAAGATGCACTTTTAGACCTTCTCAA GTCAAAATATATTCAATTACATGACTTTGGATCTGAAATCCTCCCAAGAGCTGTACTAGATCATAGTGTGCAG GCATGCATTTTTACGGGCTATTGGGAGGATGTTGGAACAATCAAATCATTCTTTGATGCAAACTTGGCCCTCACTGAGCAG CCTTCCAAGTTTGATTTTTATGATCCAAAAACACCTTTCTTCACTGCACCCCGATGCTTGCCTCCGACGCAATTGGACAAGTGCAAG ATGAAAGATGCATTTATCTCAGATGGTTGCTTACTGAGAGAATGCAACATCGAGCATTCTGTGATTGGAGTCTGCTCACGTGTCAGCTCTGGATGTGAACTCAAG GACTCCGTGATGATGGGAGCGGACACCTATGAAACTGAAGAAGAAGCTTCAAAGCTACTGTTAGCTGGGAAGGTCCCAGTTGGAATAGGAAGGAACACAAAGATAAG GAACTGTATCATTGACATGAATGCTAGGATTGGGAAGAACGTGGTGATCACAAACAGTAAG GGCATCCAAGAGGCTGATCACCCGGAAGAAGGGTACTACATAAGGTCTGGAATCGTGGTGATCTTGAAGAATGCAACCATCAACGATGGGTCTGTCATATAG
- the LOC542761 gene encoding glucose-1-phosphate adenylyltransferase large subunit 1, chloroplastic/amyloplastic isoform X2, with the protein MLVVVVTPFGSGRRLELQANSSGRKVSKTMNGLQKASQLATRSLREASAISISQPPFFCSVVYLVVGGDMQFALALDTNSGPHQIRSCEGDGIDRLEKLSIGGRKQEKALRNRCFGGRVAATTQCILTSDACPETLHSQTQSSRKNYADANRVSAIILGGGTGSQLFPLTSTRATPAVPVGGCYRLIDIPMSNCFNSGINKIFVMSQFNSTSLNRHIHRTYLEGGINFADGSVQVLAATQMPEEPAGWFQGTADSIRKFIWVLEDYYSHKSIDNIVILSGDQLYRMNYMELVQKHVEDDADITISCAPVDESRASKNGLVKIDHTGRVLQFFEKPKGADLNSMRVETNFLSYAIDDAQKYPYLASMGIYVFKKDALLDLLKSKYIQLHDFGSEILPRAVLDHSVQACIFTGYWEDVGTIKSFFDANLALTEQPSKFDFYDPKTPFFTAPRCLPPTQLDKCKMKDAFISDGCLLRECNIEHSVIGVCSRVSSGCELKDSVMMGADTYETEEEASKLLLAGKVPVGIGRNTKIRNCIIDMNARIGKNVVITNSKGIQEADHPEEGYYIRSGIVVILKNATINDGSVI; encoded by the exons GCAAACTCTTCTGGAAGAAAGGTGTCTAAAACTATGAACGGGTTACAGAAAG CATCGCAATTAGCCACAAGATCACTTCGGGAGGCAAGTGCGATTTCGATCTCGCAGCCACCTTTTTTTTGTTCTGTT GTGTATCTAGTAGTTGGAGGAGATATGCAGTTTGCACTTGCATTGGACACGAACTCAGGTCCTCACCAGATAAGATCTTGTGAGGGTGATGGGATTGACAGGTTGGAAAAATTAAGTATTGGGGGCAGAAAGCAGGAGAAAGCTTTGAGAAATAGGTGCTTTGGTGGTAGAGTTGCTGCAACTACACAATGTATTCTTACCTCAGATGCTTGTCCTGAAACTCTT CATTCTCAAACACAGTCCTCTAGGAAAAATTATGCTGATGCAAACCGTGTATCTGCTATCATTTTGGGCGGAGGCACTGGATCTCAGCTCTTTCCTCTGACAAGCACAAGAGCTACGCCTGCT GTACCTGTTGGAGGATGTTACAGGCTTATTGATATCCCTATGAGTAACTGCTTCAACAGTGGTATAAATAAGATATTTGTGATGAGTCAGTTCAATTCTACTTCGCTTAACCGCCATATTCATCGTACATACCTTGAAGGCGGGATCAACTTTGCTGATGGATCTGTACAG GTATTAGCGGCTACACAAATGCCTGAAGAGCCAGCTGGATGGTTCCAGGGTACAGCAGACTCTATCAGAAAATTTATCTGGGTACTCGAG GATTATTACAGTCACAAATCCATTGACAACATTGTAATCTTGAGTGGCGATCAGCTTTATCGGATGAATTACATGGAACTTGTGCAG AAACATGTCGAGGACGATGCTGATATCACTATATCATGTGCTCCTGTTGATGAGAG CCGAGCTTCTAAAAATGGGCTAGTGAAGATTGATCATACTGGACGTGTACTTCAATTCTTTGAAAAACCAAAGGGTGCTGATTTGAATTCTATG AGAGTTGAGACCAACTTCCTGAGCTATGCTATAGATGATGCACAGAAATATCCATACCTTGCATCAATGGGCATTTATGTCTTCAAGAAAGATGCACTTTTAGACCTTCTCAA GTCAAAATATATTCAATTACATGACTTTGGATCTGAAATCCTCCCAAGAGCTGTACTAGATCATAGTGTGCAG GCATGCATTTTTACGGGCTATTGGGAGGATGTTGGAACAATCAAATCATTCTTTGATGCAAACTTGGCCCTCACTGAGCAG CCTTCCAAGTTTGATTTTTATGATCCAAAAACACCTTTCTTCACTGCACCCCGATGCTTGCCTCCGACGCAATTGGACAAGTGCAAG ATGAAAGATGCATTTATCTCAGATGGTTGCTTACTGAGAGAATGCAACATCGAGCATTCTGTGATTGGAGTCTGCTCACGTGTCAGCTCTGGATGTGAACTCAAG GACTCCGTGATGATGGGAGCGGACACCTATGAAACTGAAGAAGAAGCTTCAAAGCTACTGTTAGCTGGGAAGGTCCCAGTTGGAATAGGAAGGAACACAAAGATAAG GAACTGTATCATTGACATGAATGCTAGGATTGGGAAGAACGTGGTGATCACAAACAGTAAG GGCATCCAAGAGGCTGATCACCCGGAAGAAGGGTACTACATAAGGTCTGGAATCGTGGTGATCTTGAAGAATGCAACCATCAACGATGGGTCTGTCATATAG
- the LOC542761 gene encoding glucose-1-phosphate adenylyltransferase large subunit 1, chloroplastic/amyloplastic isoform X1: MLVVVVTPFGSGRRLELQANSSGRKVSKTMNGLQKASQLATRSLREASAISISQPPFFCSVVYLVVGGDMQFALALDTNSGPHQIRSCEGDGIDRLEKLSIGGRKQEKALRNRCFGGRVAATTQCILTSDACPETLHSQTQSSRKNYADANRVSAIILGGGTGSQLFPLTSTRATPAVPVGGCYRLIDIPMSNCFNSGINKIFVMSQFNSTSLNRHIHRTYLEGGINFADGSVQVLAATQMPEEPAGWFQGTADSIRKFIWVLEDYYSHKSIDNIVILSGDQLYRMNYMELVQKHVEDDADITISCAPVDESRASKNGLVKIDHTGRVLQFFEKPKGADLNSMLLMLQRVETNFLSYAIDDAQKYPYLASMGIYVFKKDALLDLLKSKYIQLHDFGSEILPRAVLDHSVQACIFTGYWEDVGTIKSFFDANLALTEQPSKFDFYDPKTPFFTAPRCLPPTQLDKCKMKDAFISDGCLLRECNIEHSVIGVCSRVSSGCELKDSVMMGADTYETEEEASKLLLAGKVPVGIGRNTKIRNCIIDMNARIGKNVVITNSKGIQEADHPEEGYYIRSGIVVILKNATINDGSVI; the protein is encoded by the exons GCAAACTCTTCTGGAAGAAAGGTGTCTAAAACTATGAACGGGTTACAGAAAG CATCGCAATTAGCCACAAGATCACTTCGGGAGGCAAGTGCGATTTCGATCTCGCAGCCACCTTTTTTTTGTTCTGTT GTGTATCTAGTAGTTGGAGGAGATATGCAGTTTGCACTTGCATTGGACACGAACTCAGGTCCTCACCAGATAAGATCTTGTGAGGGTGATGGGATTGACAGGTTGGAAAAATTAAGTATTGGGGGCAGAAAGCAGGAGAAAGCTTTGAGAAATAGGTGCTTTGGTGGTAGAGTTGCTGCAACTACACAATGTATTCTTACCTCAGATGCTTGTCCTGAAACTCTT CATTCTCAAACACAGTCCTCTAGGAAAAATTATGCTGATGCAAACCGTGTATCTGCTATCATTTTGGGCGGAGGCACTGGATCTCAGCTCTTTCCTCTGACAAGCACAAGAGCTACGCCTGCT GTACCTGTTGGAGGATGTTACAGGCTTATTGATATCCCTATGAGTAACTGCTTCAACAGTGGTATAAATAAGATATTTGTGATGAGTCAGTTCAATTCTACTTCGCTTAACCGCCATATTCATCGTACATACCTTGAAGGCGGGATCAACTTTGCTGATGGATCTGTACAG GTATTAGCGGCTACACAAATGCCTGAAGAGCCAGCTGGATGGTTCCAGGGTACAGCAGACTCTATCAGAAAATTTATCTGGGTACTCGAG GATTATTACAGTCACAAATCCATTGACAACATTGTAATCTTGAGTGGCGATCAGCTTTATCGGATGAATTACATGGAACTTGTGCAG AAACATGTCGAGGACGATGCTGATATCACTATATCATGTGCTCCTGTTGATGAGAG CCGAGCTTCTAAAAATGGGCTAGTGAAGATTGATCATACTGGACGTGTACTTCAATTCTTTGAAAAACCAAAGGGTGCTGATTTGAATTCTATG CTACTGATGTTGCAGAGAGTTGAGACCAACTTCCTGAGCTATGCTATAGATGATGCACAGAAATATCCATACCTTGCATCAATGGGCATTTATGTCTTCAAGAAAGATGCACTTTTAGACCTTCTCAA GTCAAAATATATTCAATTACATGACTTTGGATCTGAAATCCTCCCAAGAGCTGTACTAGATCATAGTGTGCAG GCATGCATTTTTACGGGCTATTGGGAGGATGTTGGAACAATCAAATCATTCTTTGATGCAAACTTGGCCCTCACTGAGCAG CCTTCCAAGTTTGATTTTTATGATCCAAAAACACCTTTCTTCACTGCACCCCGATGCTTGCCTCCGACGCAATTGGACAAGTGCAAG ATGAAAGATGCATTTATCTCAGATGGTTGCTTACTGAGAGAATGCAACATCGAGCATTCTGTGATTGGAGTCTGCTCACGTGTCAGCTCTGGATGTGAACTCAAG GACTCCGTGATGATGGGAGCGGACACCTATGAAACTGAAGAAGAAGCTTCAAAGCTACTGTTAGCTGGGAAGGTCCCAGTTGGAATAGGAAGGAACACAAAGATAAG GAACTGTATCATTGACATGAATGCTAGGATTGGGAAGAACGTGGTGATCACAAACAGTAAG GGCATCCAAGAGGCTGATCACCCGGAAGAAGGGTACTACATAAGGTCTGGAATCGTGGTGATCTTGAAGAATGCAACCATCAACGATGGGTCTGTCATATAG
- the LOC542761 gene encoding glucose-1-phosphate adenylyltransferase large subunit 1, chloroplastic/amyloplastic (The RefSeq protein has 2 substitutions compared to this genomic sequence), producing the protein MQFALALDTNSGPHQIRSCEGDGIDRLEKLSIGGRKQEKALRNRCFGGRVAATTQCILTSDACPETLHSQTQSSRKNYADANRVSAIILGGGTGSQLFPLTSTRATPAVPVGGCYRLIDIPMSNCFNSGINKIFVMSQFNSTSLNRHIHRTYLEGGINFADGSVQVLAATQMPEEPAGWFQGTADSIRKFIWVLEDYYSHKSIDNIVILSGDQLYRMNYMELVQKHVEDDADITISCAPVDESRASKNGLVKIDHTGRVLQFFEKPKGADLNSMRVETNFLSYAIDDAQKYPYLASMGIYVFKKDALLDLLKSKYTQLHDFGSEILPRAVLDHSVQACIFTGYWEDVGTIKSFFDANLALTEQPSKFDFYDPKTPFFTAPRCLPPTQLDKCKMKYAFISDGCLLRECNIEHSVIGVCSRVSSGCELKDSVMMGADTYETEEEASKLLLAGKVPVGIGRNTKIRNCIIDMNARIGKNVVITNSKGIQEADHPEEGYYIRSGIVVILKNATINDGSVI; encoded by the exons ATGCAGTTTGCACTTGCATTGGACACGAACTCAGGTCCTCACCAGATAAGATCTTGTGAGGGTGATGGGATTGACAGGTTGGAAAAATTAAGTATTGGGGGCAGAAAGCAGGAGAAAGCTTTGAGAAATAGGTGCTTTGGTGGTAGAGTTGCTGCAACTACACAATGTATTCTTACCTCAGATGCTTGTCCTGAAACTCTT CATTCTCAAACACAGTCCTCTAGGAAAAATTATGCTGATGCAAACCGTGTATCTGCTATCATTTTGGGCGGAGGCACTGGATCTCAGCTCTTTCCTCTGACAAGCACAAGAGCTACGCCTGCT GTACCTGTTGGAGGATGTTACAGGCTTATTGATATCCCTATGAGTAACTGCTTCAACAGTGGTATAAATAAGATATTTGTGATGAGTCAGTTCAATTCTACTTCGCTTAACCGCCATATTCATCGTACATACCTTGAAGGCGGGATCAACTTTGCTGATGGATCTGTACAG GTATTAGCGGCTACACAAATGCCTGAAGAGCCAGCTGGATGGTTCCAGGGTACAGCAGACTCTATCAGAAAATTTATCTGGGTACTCGAG GATTATTACAGTCACAAATCCATTGACAACATTGTAATCTTGAGTGGCGATCAGCTTTATCGGATGAATTACATGGAACTTGTGCAG AAACATGTCGAGGACGATGCTGATATCACTATATCATGTGCTCCTGTTGATGAGAG CCGAGCTTCTAAAAATGGGCTAGTGAAGATTGATCATACTGGACGTGTACTTCAATTCTTTGAAAAACCAAAGGGTGCTGATTTGAATTCTATG AGAGTTGAGACCAACTTCCTGAGCTATGCTATAGATGATGCACAGAAATATCCATACCTTGCATCAATGGGCATTTATGTCTTCAAGAAAGATGCACTTTTAGACCTTCTCAA GTCAAAATATATTCAATTACATGACTTTGGATCTGAAATCCTCCCAAGAGCTGTACTAGATCATAGTGTGCAG GCATGCATTTTTACGGGCTATTGGGAGGATGTTGGAACAATCAAATCATTCTTTGATGCAAACTTGGCCCTCACTGAGCAG CCTTCCAAGTTTGATTTTTATGATCCAAAAACACCTTTCTTCACTGCACCCCGATGCTTGCCTCCGACGCAATTGGACAAGTGCAAG ATGAAAGATGCATTTATCTCAGATGGTTGCTTACTGAGAGAATGCAACATCGAGCATTCTGTGATTGGAGTCTGCTCACGTGTCAGCTCTGGATGTGAACTCAAG GACTCCGTGATGATGGGAGCGGACACCTATGAAACTGAAGAAGAAGCTTCAAAGCTACTGTTAGCTGGGAAGGTCCCAGTTGGAATAGGAAGGAACACAAAGATAAG GAACTGTATCATTGACATGAATGCTAGGATTGGGAAGAACGTGGTGATCACAAACAGTAAG GGCATCCAAGAGGCTGATCACCCGGAAGAAGGGTACTACATAAGGTCTGGAATCGTGGTGATCTTGAAGAATGCAACCATCAACGATGGGTCTGTCATATAG